In Cicer arietinum cultivar CDC Frontier isolate Library 1 chromosome 1, Cicar.CDCFrontier_v2.0, whole genome shotgun sequence, one DNA window encodes the following:
- the LOC101491597 gene encoding 26S proteasome non-ATPase regulatory subunit 14 homolog, whose product MERLQRMFAGAGGTLGHPPPDSPTLDSSEQVYISSLALLKMLKHGRAGVPMEVMGLMLGEFVDEYTVRVVDVFAMPQSGTGVSVEAVDHVFQTNMLDMLKQTGRPEMVVGWYHSHPGFGCWLSGVDINTQQSFEALNQRAVAVVVDPIQSVKGKVVIDAFRLINPQTMMLGQEPRQTTSNLGHLNKPSIQALIHGLNRHYYSIAINYRKNELEEKMLLNLHKKKWTDGLTLRRFDTHSKTNEQTVQEMLSLATKYNKAVQEEDELPPEKLAIANVGRQDAKKHLEEHVSNLMSSNIVQTLGMMLDTVVF is encoded by the exons ATGGAAAGGCTTCAAAGAATGTTCGCAGGTGCAGGTGGAACGTTAGGGCATCCACCTCCAGATTCCCCAACCCTCGATTCCTCCGAGCAAGTCTACATCTCTTCCCTCGCTCTTCTCAAGATGCTTAAGCACG GAAGGGCTGGGGTACCCATGGAGGTTATGGGTTTGATGCTTGGAGAATTCGTGGATGAATATACTGTTCGTGTTGTTGATGTTTTTGCTATGCCACAGAGTGGAACTGGTGTTAGTGTTGAAGCTGTTGATCATGTTTTTCAGACTAATATGCTCGATATGCTCAAACAAACTGGacg ACCAGAGATGGTTGTTGGTTGGTACCATTCACATCCTGGATTTGGCTGTTGGTTGTCTGGTGTTGACATAAATACTCAACAG AGTTTTGAGGCTTTGAATCAGCGAGCAGTGGCTGTAGTTGTGGATCCAATACAAAGTGTTAAAGGAAAGGTGGTGATTGATGCTTTTCGATTGATCAATCCACAGACAATGATGCTTGGACAAGAACCAAGACAAACAACATCCAATCTGGGGCATCTGAATAAACCGTCCATTCAA GCATTGATCCACGGGTTGAACCGACATTATTATTCCATAGCCATCAATTACAGGAAGAATGAACTTGAGGAGAAGATGCTGCTTAATCTTCACAAGAAGAAATGGACTGATGGTTTGACACTTAGGCGTTTTGATACACATTCCAAAACTAATGAACAGACTGTTCAG GAAATGCTGAGCTTAGCTACCAAATACAACAAGGCTGTCCAAGAGGAAGACGAGTTACCCCCTGAGAAGCTTGCAATAGCAAATGTGGGAAGACAAGACGCCAAGAAGCACCTCGAAGAGCATGTCTCAAATTTGATGTCTTCTAACATCGTTCAAACTCTTGGAATGATGCTTGATACTGTTGTCTTCTAG